Proteins found in one Buchnera aphidicola str. G002 (Myzus persicae) genomic segment:
- the ydiK gene encoding AI-2E family transporter YdiK, producing MQNPKEKMDLSQSILSLIFIISMGVISFLVIHPFILGFSWASMIVIATWPLMLKIQKFLGGKRSLAVAIMIIVLLLLFIIPVFFLVNSLIATSIPLIHWLSSNNLEFPELIWLQDIPLIGKKIFTSYQELLSGDGGELIREVRPYMGRTTEFIMLQAKNCGLFIVHLILMLLFSVLLYWNGEKVSDAIRHFACRLSSKNGDAIIFLAVQAVRAVALGVAVTALIQAILSGIGLLISGVPYWALLMIIIVFSCLVQLGPLPVLIPSIIWLYWNNNTTWGTILLIWSCLVFILDHILRPFFIRMGADLPILLILSGVIGGLLAFGIIGLFIGPVVLVIFYRLIISWMYGISIASFLKNTSLK from the coding sequence ATGCAAAATCCAAAAGAAAAAATGGATTTATCTCAGTCTATTTTATCACTGATATTTATTATTTCCATGGGTGTTATAAGTTTTTTGGTTATACATCCATTTATATTAGGATTTTCTTGGGCTAGTATGATTGTTATTGCCACTTGGCCTCTAATGTTAAAAATACAAAAATTTTTAGGAGGCAAACGCTCTCTTGCAGTAGCAATCATGATTATCGTTTTGCTTCTTTTATTTATTATTCCAGTATTTTTTTTAGTCAATAGTTTAATCGCAACAAGCATACCTCTTATTCATTGGTTGAGTTCAAATAATTTAGAATTTCCAGAATTAATTTGGCTGCAAGATATTCCTCTTATTGGTAAAAAAATATTTACTAGTTATCAAGAGCTACTATCTGGTGATGGGGGTGAATTAATTCGAGAAGTGCGACCTTATATGGGACGCACAACTGAATTTATTATGCTTCAAGCTAAGAATTGCGGACTTTTCATTGTCCATTTAATACTAATGCTTTTATTTAGTGTTTTATTATACTGGAATGGTGAAAAAGTAAGCGATGCTATTCGTCATTTTGCGTGTCGACTTAGTTCCAAGAATGGAGATGCTATAATTTTTCTAGCAGTTCAAGCTGTTAGAGCTGTAGCATTAGGTGTAGCAGTAACAGCTTTAATTCAAGCAATATTATCTGGCATAGGATTATTAATTTCTGGTGTTCCTTATTGGGCATTATTAATGATAATTATTGTTTTTTCTTGTTTAGTTCAGTTAGGACCTTTGCCTGTTTTAATACCATCAATTATATGGCTTTATTGGAATAATAATACAACTTGGGGAACCATATTGTTAATATGGAGTTGTCTTGTCTTTATACTTGATCATATACTTAGACCATTTTTTATACGAATGGGAGCCGACTTGCCTATTTTACTAATTTTGTCTGGAGTTATTGGTGGTTTATTAGCTTTTGGAATAATTGGTTTATTTATTGGTCCAGTAGTATTAGTAATATTTTATCGTTTAATAATATCTTGGATGTACGGTATTTCTATTGCATCTTTTTTAAAAAATACGTCATTAAAATAG
- a CDS encoding 3-deoxy-7-phosphoheptulonate synthase, with protein MKKTDELRTIRIDPLITPFELAKQYSITSDIMDNVITTRQNIARIMTGEDLRLLVVIGPCSVHDPIAAVEYAHRLYELRVKYKDRLEIIMRTYFEKPRTVVGWKGLISDPDLNGSFRVNHGLAVARKLLLDINALGMPAATEFLDMVIGQFIADLISWGAIGARTTESQIHREMASALSCPVGFKNGTDGNIRIAIDAIRAAKVRHLFLAPNKNGQMTINHTSGNPYGHIIMRGGRSPNYHADDIDSAVKHLREFNLVEHLMIDFSHGNCLKEHLRQKNVAKSVASQISNGSKAIFGVMIESFLEEGFQKVINNQPLIYGKSITDACLNWKDSTLIIQQLADAVDTRF; from the coding sequence ATGAAAAAAACAGATGAACTACGTACAATACGAATTGATCCATTAATCACTCCATTTGAATTAGCGAAGCAATATTCTATTACTTCAGATATTATGGATAATGTTATCACAACAAGACAAAATATCGCTCGTATTATGACTGGAGAAGATTTAAGATTACTTGTTGTCATAGGACCATGTTCAGTTCATGATCCTATTGCTGCAGTAGAATATGCACATAGATTATATGAATTACGCGTAAAATATAAAGATCGTCTTGAAATTATAATGCGTACATATTTTGAAAAACCAAGAACAGTTGTTGGTTGGAAAGGATTAATTTCAGATCCAGATTTAAATGGTAGTTTTCGAGTTAATCATGGATTAGCTGTTGCTCGTAAATTATTACTAGATATTAATGCATTAGGAATGCCTGCAGCAACAGAATTTCTTGATATGGTTATAGGACAATTTATAGCAGATTTGATTAGTTGGGGAGCTATTGGAGCTAGAACTACTGAAAGTCAAATTCATCGAGAAATGGCTTCCGCTCTTTCTTGTCCAGTAGGTTTTAAAAACGGTACCGATGGAAACATAAGAATTGCCATTGATGCTATTCGTGCAGCAAAGGTACGACATTTATTCTTAGCTCCTAATAAAAATGGCCAAATGACTATTAATCATACTAGTGGTAATCCTTATGGTCATATAATTATGCGAGGTGGTCGTTCTCCTAATTATCATGCTGATGATATTGATTCTGCAGTAAAACATTTACGTGAATTCAATTTAGTAGAGCATTTAATGATTGACTTTAGTCATGGTAATTGTTTAAAAGAACATCTTCGTCAAAAAAATGTTGCTAAATCTGTTGCTAGTCAAATTTCTAATGGTTCTAAAGCTATATTTGGTGTTATGATCGAAAGCTTTTTAGAAGAAGGTTTTCAAAAAGTAATTAATAATCAGCCATTAATATACGGTAAATCAATCACTGATGCTTGTTTAAATTGGAAAGATAGTACTTTAATCATTCAACAATTAGCAGATGCCGTAGACACTCGTTTTTAA